A genomic stretch from Vulpes lagopus strain Blue_001 chromosome 11, ASM1834538v1, whole genome shotgun sequence includes:
- the LOC121471756 gene encoding phospholipase A and acyltransferase 3-like isoform X1 has translation MSTLTEKAVVKKELLYDVVGRDKYQINNKHNDKYSPLPPSKIVQRAEELVGQALPYSLPCENCEDFVNKLLCGVTQSNQVRPQPVSSAPRTSLSLNRLWQHISVDWTGLETGGMDKIKEQRQDPCP, from the coding sequence ATGTCCACCCTGACCGAGAAGGCCGTGGTGAAGAAGGAGCTGCTGTACGATGTGGTCGGGAGAGACAAGTACCAGATTAATAACAAACACAATGACAAGTACTCGCCGCTGCCTCCCAGCAAAATCGTCCAGCGGGCGGAGGAGCTGGTGGGGCAGGCGTTGCCCTATTCGCTGCCCTGTGAGAACTGCGAGGACTTTGTGAACAAGCTGCTCTGTGGAGTCACCCAGAGCAACCAGGTGCGTCCTCAGCCTGTGTCCTCAGCCCCAAGAACCAGCCTGTCCCTCAACCGACTGTGGCAGCACATCAGTGTGGACTGGACTGGGCTGGAGACGGGAGGCATGGATAAAATCAAAGAGCAGAGACAGGATCCCTGTCCTTGA
- the LOC121471756 gene encoding phospholipase A and acyltransferase 3-like isoform X2, whose product MSTLTEKAVVKKELLYDVVGRDKYQINNKHNDKYSPLPPSKIVQRAEELVGQALPYSLPCENCEDFVNKLLCGVTQSNQIAEAALADK is encoded by the exons ATGTCCACCCTGACCGAGAAGGCCGTGGTGAAGAAGGAGCTGCTGTACGATGTGGTCGGGAGAGACAAGTACCAGATTAATAACAAACACAATGACAAGTACTCGCCGCTGCCTCCCAGCAAAATCGTCCAGCGGGCGGAGGAGCTGGTGGGGCAGGCGTTGCCCTATTCGCTGCCCTGTGAGAACTGCGAGGACTTTGTGAACAAGCTGCTCTGTGGAGTCACCCAGAGCAACCAG ATTGCTGAGGCGGCCCTCGCAGACAAGTGA
- the PLAAT4 gene encoding phospholipase A and acyltransferase 4 encodes MTEFHEEPKPGDLIEIFRIGYEHWAIYVGGGYVIHLTPPSEYPGAGSSSVFSVLSNRAVVRRDRLQDVVGNCSYRVNNHLDHKYTPRPVNEIICSAKQKIGQEMPYSLLSRNCEHFVTNLRYGEPHSRQVTNALIGGGATLGIGFIAVLGYSLLKRRSQNQ; translated from the exons ATGACTGAG TTTCATGAAGAACCCAAGCCTGGAGACCTGATTGAGATTTTCCGCATTGGCTATGAGCACTGGGCCATCTATGTGGGAGGCGGTTATGTGATCCATCTGACTCCTCCAA GTGAGTACCCTGGGGCCGGCTCCAGCAGCGTCTTCTCTGTGCTGAGCAACAGAGCCGTGGTGAGACGGGACCGCCTGCAGGATGTGGTGGGGAACTGCAGCTATAGGGTCAACAATCACTTGGACCACAAATATACACCAAGGCCTGTGAATGAGATCATCTGCTCTGCAAAGCAGAAGATTGGTCAGGAGATGCCATACAGTCTTCTGAGCAGAAACTGTGAGCATTTTGTCACCAACCTGAGATATGGTGAACCCCACAGCAGGCAG GTGACAAATGCCCTGATTGGAGGAGGGGCAACCCTGGGAATTGGCTTCATTGCTGTTCTTGGATACTCTCTTTTAAAGAGGCGATCCCAAAACCAGTGA